In Lagopus muta isolate bLagMut1 chromosome 31, bLagMut1 primary, whole genome shotgun sequence, a genomic segment contains:
- the LOC125686111 gene encoding zinc finger CCCH domain-containing protein 11A-like, whose translation MSQQGDSSHSCFARGKKQCGAVPCVWEQQPAGCPNASWALQCAKGHNGDGASLAPCKRTEPARPWDGAGHGGKLKASPEADASRLGVKRSLPGRQGKSTECGTAPKRGRGAEPNGKIYVKAPLQAGGLPGTAGPSTGGRASPAVANRSFCKTVAARKRKGMEEEEQQAELCPAKKPVKVEHSGEKAQSRGGVPAPAPTERFRASKRRARRQRQKERRAEMKKAALRAAAAHAESSTINSLVEMMEKLQLKD comes from the exons ATGTCTCAGCAGGGAGACAGTTCCCATTCCTGCTTTGCGCGTGGAAAG aagcaATGCGGTGCTGTTCCCTGTgtttgggagcagcagccagcaggctgccccaATGCCAGCTGGGCCTTGCAGTGCGCAAAGGGACACAATGGGGATGGAGCATCCTTAGCACCATGCAAAA GGACGGAGCCTGCGCGTccgtgggatggtgctgggcacGGAGGGAAACTGAAAGCCTCCCCAG AAGCTGATGCAAGCAGGCTTGGAGTGAAGCGCAGCCTTCCAGGAAGGCAGGGGAAGAGCACGGAGTGTGGCACAGCACCCAAGAGAG GGAGAGGAGCTGAGCCAAATGGCAAGATCTATGTGAAAGCTCCCCTCCAGGCTGGAGGGCTTCCTGGAACAGCAGGCCCCAGCACAGGGGGAAGAGCTTCCCCTGCAGTTGCCAACCGCTCCTTCTGCAAGACTGTGGCTGCAAGAAAGCGCAAGGGCATGGAAGAAGAggagcagcaagcagagctgtgtccTGCCAAGAAACCAGTGAAGGTGGAGCACAGTGGGGAGAAGGCTCAGAGCAGAGGTGGTGTGCCAGCCCCAGCGCCGACTGAGCGGTTCCGGGCCTCAAAGCGAAGAG CAAGACgacaaagacagaaagagaggagagcagaaatgaagaaggctgctctgagagctgccGCTGCACATGCAGAG TCCTCCACAATCAACAGCCTTGTGGAGAtgatggagaagctgcagctgaaggactgA
- the LOC125686110 gene encoding coiled-coil domain-containing protein 81-like isoform X2, with the protein MKGCNGNGLSLPPSGSRKEVEPLKYTEVAAAASVRWQTGKACILDTTSLVCHCLRKGEDVAFVLKDVGVLLIQGTGVQMKFYYDFLESINGKENLEKVVLKVPWLLDLVVSRVVAAASLMSSGRAVVFPTSNGSLHPAHRPGNPAGPQERRCPLSAGTRKVSSCWKVGGVTL; encoded by the exons ATGAAGGGATGCAATGGGAATGGACTGTCATTGCCACCAAGCGGAA gccgtaaggaggtggagccgctcaaatacacagaggtggcggcggctgcatcggtgaggtggcagactgggaaggcctgcatattggacaccacgtccctcgtctgccactgcctgaggaagggggaggacgttgcctttgtcctgaaggatgtaggtgtgctcctcatccagggaaccggcgtccagatgaagttctactacgacttcctggagagcatcaatggcaaagagaacctggagaaagttgttctcaag GTGCCCTGGCTGCTGGACCTGGTGGTGTCCAGGGTGGTGGCTGCAGCCTCCCTGATGTCTTCTGGCCGAGCCGTCGTCTTTCCCA CTTCAAATGGGAGTTTGCACCCAGCCCACCGCCCGGGAAACCCTGCAGGGCCTCAGGAGCGCCGCTGCCCGCTCTCGGCCGGGACAAGAAAG GTCAGCTCGTGCTGGAAAGTTGGTGGTGTTACTTTGTGA
- the LOC125686091 gene encoding collagen alpha-2(VI) chain-like, giving the protein MTFIHKVTPPTFQHELTCKTEKRNWNDNQHRNNTFSYTRPDPGSRGGGSDPGPRQPRRRLGPRTPAAAAAARTPDPGSRGGGSDPGPRQPRRRLGPRTPAAAAAARTPDLGSRGGGSDPGPRQPRRRLGPRTLAAAAAARTRDPGPRRPRRRPGPEIPDPGGRGVDPDPRSRTPAAAAAARTRDPGPRRPRRQLGPRTPAATWGRSRSLGRHASPLSAGAPGSTETEPRHEGSGAEHSGAGAGRDGEQYRDREGSLVE; this is encoded by the exons ATGACCTTCATTCACAAAGTAACACCACCAACTTTCCAGCACGAGCTGAcctgcaaaacagagaaaagaaactggaatgACAACCAACACAGAAATAACACGTTTTCATATACACGCCCGGACCCCGGCAGCCGCGGCGGCGGCTCGGACCCCGGACCCCGGCAGCCGCGGCGGCGGCTCGGACCCCGGACCCCGGCAGCCGCGGCGGCGGCTCGGACCCCGGACCCCGGCAGCCGCGGCGGCGGCTCGGACCCCGGACCCCGGCAGCCGCGGCGGCGGCTCGGACCCCGGACCCCGGCAGCCGCGGCGGCGGCTCGGACCCCGGACCTCGGCAGCCGCGGCGGCGGCTCGGACCCCGGACCTCGGCAGCCGCGGCGGCGGCTCGGACCCCGGACCCTGGCAGCCGCGGCGGCGGCTCGGACCCGAGATCCCGGACCCCGGCGGCCGCGGCGTCGACCCGGACCCGAGATCCCGGACCCCGGCGGCCGCGGCGTCGACCCGGACCCGAGATCCCGGACCCCggcggccgcggcggcggcCCGGACCCGAGATCCCGGACCCCGGCGGCCGCGGCGGCAGCTCGGACCCCGGACCCCGGCCGCAAC ATGGGGGCGCTCCCGCAGCCTGGGCCGGCATGCATCGCCGCTGAGCGCTGGAGCTCCGGGCAGCACCGAGACGGAACCGCGGCACGAAGGGAGTGGTGCTGAGCACAGCGGAGCCGGAGCCGGGAGGGACGGAGAGCAGTACCGGGACAGGGAAGGAAGCCTTGTAGAGTGA
- the LOC125686110 gene encoding coiled-coil domain-containing protein 81-like isoform X1, whose amino-acid sequence MKGCNGNGLSLPPSGSRKEVEPLKYTEVAAAASVRWQTGKACILDTTSLVCHCLRKGEDVAFVLKDVGVLLIQGTGVQMKFYYDFLESINGKENLEKVVLKVPWLLDLVVSRVVAAASLMSSGRAVVFPSECVCGCSPAWCSCSALLQERWLLGTVGIPPWGAASNGSLHPAHRPGNPAGPQERRCPLSAGTRKVSSCWKVGGVTL is encoded by the exons ATGAAGGGATGCAATGGGAATGGACTGTCATTGCCACCAAGCGGAA gccgtaaggaggtggagccgctcaaatacacagaggtggcggcggctgcatcggtgaggtggcagactgggaaggcctgcatattggacaccacgtccctcgtctgccactgcctgaggaagggggaggacgttgcctttgtcctgaaggatgtaggtgtgctcctcatccagggaaccggcgtccagatgaagttctactacgacttcctggagagcatcaatggcaaagagaacctggagaaagttgttctcaag GTGCCCTGGCTGCTGGACCTGGTGGTGTCCAGGGTGGTGGCTGCAGCCTCCCTGATGTCTTCTGGCCGAGCCGTCGTCTTTCCCAGTGAGTGCGTTTGcggctgcagccctgcttggtgcagctgctcagctctgctgcaggagcgTTGGCTCCTTGGCACCGTGGGCATCCCGCCATGGGGGGCAG CTTCAAATGGGAGTTTGCACCCAGCCCACCGCCCGGGAAACCCTGCAGGGCCTCAGGAGCGCCGCTGCCCGCTCTCGGCCGGGACAAGAAAG GTCAGCTCGTGCTGGAAAGTTGGTGGTGTTACTTTGTGA
- the LOC125686110 gene encoding uncharacterized protein LOC125686110 isoform X3 — MKGCNGNGLSLPPSGSRKEVEPLKYTEVAAAASGTGVQMKFYYDFLESINGKENLEKVVLKVPWLLDLVVSRVVAAASLMSSGRAVVFPSECVCGCSPAWCSCSALLQERWLLGTVGIPPWGAASNGSLHPAHRPGNPAGPQERRCPLSAGTRKVSSCWKVGGVTL; from the exons ATGAAGGGATGCAATGGGAATGGACTGTCATTGCCACCAAGCGGAA gccgtaaggaggtggagccgctcaaatacacagaggtggcggcggctgcatcg ggaaccggcgtccagatgaagttctactacgacttcctggagagcatcaatggcaaagagaacctggagaaagttgttctcaag GTGCCCTGGCTGCTGGACCTGGTGGTGTCCAGGGTGGTGGCTGCAGCCTCCCTGATGTCTTCTGGCCGAGCCGTCGTCTTTCCCAGTGAGTGCGTTTGcggctgcagccctgcttggtgcagctgctcagctctgctgcaggagcgTTGGCTCCTTGGCACCGTGGGCATCCCGCCATGGGGGGCAG CTTCAAATGGGAGTTTGCACCCAGCCCACCGCCCGGGAAACCCTGCAGGGCCTCAGGAGCGCCGCTGCCCGCTCTCGGCCGGGACAAGAAAG GTCAGCTCGTGCTGGAAAGTTGGTGGTGTTACTTTGTGA